The Cohaesibacter intestini genome has a window encoding:
- the fghA gene encoding S-formylglutathione hydrolase, giving the protein MEQVFSTKCFGGEQRVYKHKSKATGTDMEFAVFLPRAALDGFVCPSLVYLSGLTCTWENVTTKGLPQMHAAKHGMIFIAPDTSPRGEAVANDDGYDLGQAASFYLDATQEPWAPHFQMESYLTDELPDLLIDALPVDEDAIGITGHSMGGHGALTLALRHPDLFHSVSAFAPITNPVDCPWGQKAFNAYLGPDESQWAQHDACALIKEQGWDGDILIDQGLADDFMSSQLKPWAFEAACREAGVDLTLRLQGGYDHSYYFIASFLADHFAWHADRLE; this is encoded by the coding sequence ATGGAGCAAGTTTTTAGCACCAAATGTTTCGGCGGTGAGCAGCGCGTCTATAAACATAAATCCAAGGCAACTGGCACCGACATGGAATTTGCGGTCTTTCTGCCGCGTGCGGCTTTGGACGGCTTCGTTTGCCCGAGCCTGGTTTATCTCTCTGGTCTCACCTGTACATGGGAAAATGTCACGACCAAGGGCTTGCCGCAGATGCATGCGGCCAAGCATGGCATGATTTTCATCGCACCCGATACCAGCCCACGGGGCGAGGCTGTGGCCAATGATGATGGCTATGATCTGGGACAGGCCGCCAGCTTTTATCTTGATGCAACACAAGAGCCATGGGCTCCGCATTTCCAGATGGAAAGCTATCTGACGGACGAGTTGCCTGATCTGTTGATTGATGCCTTGCCCGTTGATGAAGATGCAATTGGTATCACTGGCCACTCGATGGGAGGGCACGGAGCGCTGACACTGGCCTTGCGCCATCCCGATCTGTTCCATTCCGTCTCAGCCTTTGCCCCGATCACCAATCCTGTTGATTGTCCATGGGGGCAGAAAGCCTTCAATGCCTATCTCGGCCCGGATGAGAGCCAGTGGGCGCAGCATGATGCTTGTGCGCTGATCAAGGAACAAGGATGGGATGGTGACATTCTGATCGATCAGGGTCTGGCGGATGACTTTATGTCCAGCCAGCTCAAGCCATGGGCCTTTGAAGCTGCCTGCCGGGAGGCGGGCGTCGACCTCACGTTGCGCTTGCAGGGTGGCTATGACCATTCCTATTATTTCATTGCCAGCTTCTTGGCCGATCACTTCGCCTGGCACGCGGATCGTCTTGAATAG